CGCTCCACGAGGGGCATTTGAGCCTCATCCGCCGGGCCCGCCAATCGGATGAGTTCGTGATCGTCAGCATCTTTGTGAATCCCACTCAGTTTGGACCGAATGAGGATCTGGACCGCTACCCGCGAACGCTGGATCGTGACCTTGACGCTTGCCGGGCCTGTGGAGCGGATGTGGTTTTCGTGCCGTCAGCCGTTGACCTGTATCCCGCAGGCTTCCAGACCTATGTGGAGGTTGGGCCTCTGGCTTCACGGTTGTGCGGCGCGTCCCGGCCCGGGCATTTCCGCGGAGTGGCCACCATCTGTCTCAAGCTCTTCAGCCTTTGCCAGCCCACCCGGGCATATTTCGGACTGAAGGATTATCAGCAGTATCGCGTCGTCGAGAGGATGGTGCGGGATTTCGATCTGCCCCTTGAGATCGTTCCGATGCCCATCGTCCGTGAGCCGGACGGCCTGGCGATGTCCAGCCGCAACAGTTATCTCTCTCCGGAAGAGCGCACGGCGGCCACGGTGCTGTTCCGGTCGCTAGAGGATGCGGCCAAAGCGTGCGAGGCTGGCGAACGTGACCCTCAGACGCTGGCCGCCCACGTTCGCCGCAACATTGAGGCGGAGCCGCTGGCGCGCGTGGACTATGTGGAAGCTGTAGACCCCCTCACTCTCGAGCCGACCGGCAGCCTGCCTGCGCTGATCGCCGTTGCAGTCTTCATCGGCAATACGCGCCTGATAGACAATCGCCTTCTGGAAGCGCCAGACAGTCCAAAATGACAGCGGCCGGAAGGAATGTTGTCCCTTCCGGCCACCGAATCCGTCCGATCTGATTGCTGTCAGGCCCGGAATTTCGCCTCGCTCTCCATCGTGAACGCCTGCACTTTCGGCGGGCACTCGCGGGCGCAGATGCCGCAACCCTTGCAGTGGTCGTAGTCCACGCCCTTCACCTTCGCATCCTCCACGATGATGGCCGAGTCCGGGCAAAATACCCAGCACAGCAGGCAATGGATGCATTTCTGGTCGTCCCAGATCGGGCGCAGGGTGCGCCAGTCTCCCGTATGATACTGAGCGGCGGTTCCGCCACCGTCGATGATCCCTCCGATAGGGAGATCCTTCCATCCGGGAAGCGTTCCGGACGAAGAGCCGGTCTTCTTCGCGTCTGCCATTCGTAAAGATGCCTCCGGTAAAACTGTTGCGGCTCGTGGGAAAACGCCCGGGTGCTCCCGGGCAGGCGGCTGCATGTTCAATATACCACCTTACCGCACCGTGTGGCCACCGTAAGCGCCCCTCTGTGCGATATTTCACTAATGATTTTCGGTAGCGTCCGCCTCCGCCTTCAGGCCGGTTTCCCCGCGCTCAGGCGCGGCGGTTGCAAATCACCGCATATTGGTGAGCAGGGCGCCGGAGGAGCGGCGTCAAAAGAACCCTCTGCGGCGTCTGCCTGCGGGGGCGGCCGACAAATCTGGGAGCTATAAAGCAGTGTCGAAAATCCGTCTGGGCCTGGTGGGCGCTGGTGGAATGGGCCAGACCGCCCACCTTCAGAACTTCGCAACCATTCCCGAATGTGAGATCGTGGCTCTGGCCGAGGGCCGGGCCAAGACGGCGGAGCTGGTGGCGCGCCGGTGGGGCATCCCGCGCGTCTACCCGGACCACCGGGCGATGCTGGAGGATTGCCAGCTGGACGCGGTGGTCGCCATTATGGACTACCACCTGCATTCCTGCGTGGTGCCGGACATCCTGAACGCAGGACTGCCCCTGATGACCGAGAAGCCCATTGCCGTCCGCCCGGAGACCGGCAGGCGGCTAGCGGAGCTGGCGGAGCGTAAGGGCGTGCCCTATATGGTCGGCTATATGAAGCGCTCGCTTCCTGCTGCCGTCGAAGCTGCCGCAAGGGTGCGCCGCTGGCGCGAGTCCGGGGAAGCCGGACCGATGAACTATCTGCGCGCCACAATGCCGCCCGGGGACTGGGTATTCGGCATCCAGTGGGGACCAAGCGCCGGAGACGCGCCTCCCGCGTATGAGGGCGTGGTCCCCGAGACCCCTCCCGACTGGATGGATGCGGCACTGGCAGGGCGTTATGACGCCTTCGTCAATTACTACATCCACCAGGTCAACCTGATCCGCTACCTGGCCGGGGAGGATTACCACGTCACTTACGCTGACCGCAACGGAGCGGTCATGATCGGCGAGACGGAAAGCGGTGTGACGCTGACTCTGGAGATGAAGGGGCGCGGCCTGCGCAACACGTGGGAGGAGTTCTACCTGGTCAGCTTCGAGAACGGCCGCGTGGATCTCTCCATCCCCGCCCCTATGGCTCAGCAGAACGGCGGTGAGGTTCGGAT
The sequence above is drawn from the Armatimonadota bacterium genome and encodes:
- the panC gene encoding pantothenate synthetase, which codes for MVRTIQNPRELQELALSVRRSGATIGLVPTMGALHEGHLSLIRRARQSDEFVIVSIFVNPTQFGPNEDLDRYPRTLDRDLDACRACGADVVFVPSAVDLYPAGFQTYVEVGPLASRLCGASRPGHFRGVATICLKLFSLCQPTRAYFGLKDYQQYRVVERMVRDFDLPLEIVPMPIVREPDGLAMSSRNSYLSPEERTAATVLFRSLEDAAKACEAGERDPQTLAAHVRRNIEAEPLARVDYVEAVDPLTLEPTGSLPALIAVAVFIGNTRLIDNRLLEAPDSPK
- the porD gene encoding pyruvate synthase subunit PorD, producing MADAKKTGSSSGTLPGWKDLPIGGIIDGGGTAAQYHTGDWRTLRPIWDDQKCIHCLLCWVFCPDSAIIVEDAKVKGVDYDHCKGCGICARECPPKVQAFTMESEAKFRA
- a CDS encoding dehydrogenase, producing the protein MSKIRLGLVGAGGMGQTAHLQNFATIPECEIVALAEGRAKTAELVARRWGIPRVYPDHRAMLEDCQLDAVVAIMDYHLHSCVVPDILNAGLPLMTEKPIAVRPETGRRLAELAERKGVPYMVGYMKRSLPAAVEAAARVRRWRESGEAGPMNYLRATMPPGDWVFGIQWGPSAGDAPPAYEGVVPETPPDWMDAALAGRYDAFVNYYIHQVNLIRYLAGEDYHVTYADRNGAVMIGETESGVTLTLEMKGRGLRNTWEEFYLVSFENGRVDLSIPAPMAQQNGGEVRIYFGGSGEELPRWERPIMPPVWSMLAQARHFIECVRDGRPVRSPASEAAKDLEVAEQYVRALSRTLQR